A genomic segment from Legionella micdadei encodes:
- the nuoG gene encoding NADH-quinone oxidoreductase subunit NuoG, with protein sequence MATIEIDGKTFEVENGKMIIEVADEAGIYIPRFCYHKKLSVAANCRMCLVEVENSRKPVPACATPITDGMKVHTKSEEAVRSQQAVMEFLLINHPLDCPICDQGGECELQDLSMGFGHDASEYKESKRSVADDDLGSLIATEMTRCIHCTRCVRFGEEVAGLRELGATGRGEHMQIGTYVQHSITSEVSGNIIDLCPVGALTSKPYRFTARAWEMTQHESLAPHDCLGSNVYLHTRRNQLMRAVPRENEEINETWLSDRDRFSYLGLNSEARASQPRIKKNGQWEIVDWESALKFTAEGISRIIKQHGPEQFAAFASPSSSLEELYLLQKLMREIGVNNLDHRIQQTDFRDQDHQPTMPSSSLKYSELENQRAILLFGCNIDREVPLAGIRARKAFRNGAKLFAINPVDYEYRFDVTEKIIVSPQDMPMQLAKLLLAMTENVTELPDEVQKLLIGLQPDGATVAIAKTLKQPNAAIVTGALCENHPDAALLRTLIHVIEEKNQVKVLRLTTGANTAGACLAGMLPHRTVAAKSSDTIGMDVQSALNAKLKGYFLLGLEPGFDFANPYRARQSMLGAEFVVMLSAFENESMHDYADVILPMAPYAETSGTYINVDRVWQSVKGAQKPHGESRPAWKILRVLGNLLQCKGFDYVSSEEVRDEIKSIVLITPEVKGLHYFPESLPPSNQHMVRVGEWPLYRCDQIVRNAQALQICAASESACIRIHPSTANRLKLDEVATVSQGDIEITLPLKRDERIAPDVVWVANAMPETADLGHSFAAITIKR encoded by the coding sequence ATGGCTACCATTGAAATCGACGGTAAAACATTCGAAGTAGAAAACGGCAAGATGATCATTGAGGTTGCAGATGAGGCTGGAATTTATATTCCACGCTTCTGTTACCACAAAAAACTATCGGTTGCAGCTAACTGCCGCATGTGTTTGGTTGAGGTTGAGAATAGCCGTAAGCCTGTTCCTGCCTGTGCAACCCCCATTACTGATGGGATGAAAGTGCACACTAAATCAGAAGAAGCAGTGCGTTCACAACAAGCTGTGATGGAGTTTCTTCTAATTAATCACCCTTTAGATTGTCCGATTTGCGATCAGGGCGGTGAATGCGAGTTGCAAGATCTTTCTATGGGATTCGGACACGATGCTTCCGAGTATAAGGAGTCAAAACGCTCCGTTGCTGATGATGACCTAGGGTCTCTGATTGCAACAGAAATGACCCGTTGCATTCACTGTACGCGCTGTGTACGCTTTGGGGAAGAGGTTGCTGGTTTGCGTGAACTAGGTGCAACAGGCCGCGGTGAACATATGCAAATTGGTACTTATGTGCAACACAGTATTACCTCAGAAGTTTCTGGAAATATTATAGACCTCTGCCCAGTAGGCGCGCTCACGTCTAAACCTTACCGGTTTACGGCAAGAGCATGGGAAATGACTCAACATGAGAGTCTTGCACCTCATGATTGCTTGGGTTCAAATGTCTATTTACATACTCGCCGAAATCAATTGATGCGAGCAGTGCCAAGAGAAAACGAAGAAATTAATGAAACATGGCTTTCAGACAGGGATCGGTTTAGCTATTTAGGATTAAATAGCGAGGCCCGTGCAAGCCAGCCACGGATAAAGAAAAATGGCCAGTGGGAAATAGTCGATTGGGAATCAGCTCTCAAATTTACTGCCGAGGGTATAAGCCGCATCATTAAGCAACATGGACCAGAGCAATTCGCTGCTTTTGCTTCGCCTTCATCTTCTCTTGAAGAGCTTTATTTATTACAAAAGTTAATGCGTGAGATTGGCGTAAATAACCTTGACCATCGTATTCAACAAACTGATTTTCGTGATCAGGATCATCAGCCAACAATGCCGAGTAGTTCATTGAAATACAGTGAATTGGAAAATCAGCGGGCAATCCTTCTTTTTGGATGCAATATCGATAGGGAAGTACCACTCGCTGGAATTCGAGCGCGCAAAGCATTTAGGAATGGGGCAAAGCTTTTTGCAATTAATCCGGTGGACTATGAATACCGCTTTGATGTGACTGAGAAAATAATTGTTTCTCCACAAGACATGCCAATGCAGTTAGCGAAACTGCTTTTAGCAATGACAGAGAACGTAACAGAGTTGCCAGACGAAGTGCAAAAGTTACTCATAGGTCTACAGCCTGATGGGGCAACAGTTGCCATTGCGAAAACGTTAAAACAACCAAATGCTGCCATCGTTACCGGAGCTCTTTGTGAAAATCATCCTGATGCGGCCTTATTGCGCACTTTAATTCATGTTATAGAAGAGAAAAATCAGGTTAAAGTGTTAAGGCTAACTACTGGCGCAAATACCGCTGGAGCCTGCTTAGCCGGTATGCTGCCCCATCGGACAGTTGCTGCTAAGTCATCTGACACGATTGGTATGGATGTACAAAGCGCGCTAAATGCTAAATTGAAAGGTTATTTTCTCTTGGGTTTAGAGCCTGGTTTTGATTTTGCAAATCCTTATCGCGCAAGACAATCCATGTTAGGCGCCGAATTTGTGGTTATGCTGAGCGCATTCGAAAATGAATCAATGCACGACTATGCCGATGTGATTTTACCAATGGCACCGTATGCAGAGACATCAGGAACTTACATCAATGTTGACAGAGTATGGCAATCGGTTAAGGGGGCACAAAAGCCTCATGGAGAATCCCGTCCAGCATGGAAGATTTTAAGAGTTCTTGGAAATTTACTTCAATGTAAGGGCTTTGATTACGTCTCATCAGAAGAAGTCCGGGATGAGATTAAATCAATCGTGTTGATAACCCCAGAGGTGAAAGGTCTGCATTACTTCCCTGAGTCGCTTCCGCCAAGTAACCAGCATATGGTTAGGGTCGGCGAATGGCCACTATACCGTTGCGACCAGATCGTGCGGAATGCCCAAGCATTACAA
- the ndhC gene encoding NADH-quinone oxidoreductase subunit A, whose product MLSQYLPILVFIIIALIIGLAMLGAGALLGTHNPDAAKNSPYECGFGPFENAHLPFDVRFYLVAILFIIFDLETAFFVPWAVVLRKIGWFGFSAMMVFLGLLVIGFIFEWKRGALEWE is encoded by the coding sequence ATGCTATCACAATATTTGCCCATACTCGTTTTTATTATAATTGCCCTTATTATCGGCCTCGCGATGCTGGGAGCTGGTGCTTTACTAGGCACGCACAATCCTGATGCTGCAAAAAACTCACCTTACGAGTGCGGTTTCGGTCCTTTCGAGAATGCGCATCTTCCTTTTGATGTAAGATTCTATCTAGTTGCTATATTATTTATTATATTTGATTTAGAGACGGCTTTTTTTGTTCCGTGGGCTGTAGTATTGCGGAAGATTGGTTGGTTCGGGTTTTCCGCGATGATGGTTTTCCTTGGCCTATTGGTAATTGGTTTTATCTTTGAATGGAAGCGGGGCGCTCTTGAATGGGAGTAG
- the nuoF gene encoding NADH-quinone oxidoreductase subunit NuoF, translating to MVEQNQVCYRTFHLEKSWTLKAYESIGGYSAWRRILQDKTPPHEIIEEVKTSALRGRGGAGFPTGLKWSFMNRNSPVQKYVVCNSDEGEPGTCKDREILSRNPHQLIEGMAIAGYAMGATVGYNYIRGEFWLPFERMESALKEAYAAGLLGKNILGSGFDFELYNHLGAGAYICGEETALLNSLEGKKGQPRFKPPFPANYGLYGKPTTINNTETFASVPVIMEKGGEWFLTLGKPNNGGTKCFSVSGHVNNPGNFEIPLGTPFKTLLELAGGVRNGRKIKAVIPGGSSMKVLPGDVMMNLDMDYDSIQKAGSGLGSGAVIVMDETTCMVDALYRISEFYMEESCGQCTPCREGTGWLVRLLHRIKEGHGEPGDIEKLANIADKIEGRTICALGEAAAWPVQSFVKHFYHEFEYFIKHKRSVVAA from the coding sequence ATGGTTGAACAAAATCAGGTCTGTTACCGAACATTCCACTTAGAGAAATCTTGGACGCTTAAAGCCTATGAAAGTATAGGCGGATACAGTGCATGGCGCCGAATTCTACAGGATAAAACTCCCCCTCATGAAATAATCGAGGAAGTCAAAACCTCAGCACTCCGGGGCCGAGGTGGTGCGGGTTTTCCCACGGGACTTAAATGGAGTTTTATGAATCGTAATTCCCCGGTACAAAAATACGTGGTCTGCAACTCAGACGAAGGTGAACCGGGAACATGTAAAGATCGTGAAATTTTAAGCCGCAATCCGCACCAGTTAATCGAAGGCATGGCAATCGCCGGCTATGCGATGGGTGCTACTGTTGGTTATAACTACATCCGAGGCGAATTTTGGCTTCCATTCGAGAGGATGGAGTCGGCATTAAAAGAGGCCTATGCGGCAGGATTACTGGGTAAGAATATCTTAGGCAGCGGTTTTGATTTTGAGCTTTATAATCATTTAGGTGCAGGTGCATATATTTGCGGAGAAGAAACTGCATTGCTTAACTCCCTTGAAGGGAAAAAAGGGCAGCCACGATTTAAGCCGCCCTTTCCCGCCAATTATGGCTTATATGGGAAACCTACGACAATCAACAACACAGAAACTTTCGCCTCAGTTCCGGTCATTATGGAGAAAGGGGGAGAATGGTTCTTAACTTTAGGCAAACCCAATAATGGGGGTACTAAGTGTTTTAGTGTTAGCGGTCATGTCAATAATCCTGGAAATTTTGAAATTCCTCTTGGAACGCCATTCAAAACACTTTTGGAATTGGCTGGCGGTGTTCGCAACGGCAGGAAGATCAAAGCAGTTATACCTGGCGGATCGTCAATGAAGGTGCTGCCAGGTGATGTCATGATGAACCTCGATATGGACTATGACAGCATTCAAAAAGCAGGATCTGGTCTAGGTTCCGGTGCAGTTATCGTGATGGATGAAACCACTTGCATGGTTGATGCACTTTATCGAATTTCAGAATTCTACATGGAGGAATCCTGTGGCCAATGCACTCCTTGCCGCGAGGGGACAGGGTGGTTAGTCCGTCTATTACATCGGATAAAAGAGGGACATGGCGAGCCCGGTGACATTGAGAAATTAGCAAATATTGCTGACAAAATAGAAGGTCGAACTATTTGCGCTTTAGGTGAAGCAGCTGCATGGCCTGTACAAAGTTTTGTGAAGCATTTTTATCACGAATTTGAATATTTCATTAAGCACAAACGCTCGGTCGTCGCAGCATAA
- the nuoE gene encoding NADH-quinone oxidoreductase subunit NuoE: protein MPDNSTKLLRQLITSARVDEIDHWIAKYPSEEKQSAVMAALRIVQEEHGYLTPELMDAVAEYLDMPPIAVYEVASFYTMYEHKPIGRHLINVCTNISCKLCGSSEVVSYLEKKLRVKLGETTTDGRFTLRSVECLAACANAPMMQVDKDYHENLTAEKIDKVLEQYE, encoded by the coding sequence ATGCCCGATAATTCAACAAAATTACTTCGTCAGCTAATAACATCGGCACGTGTCGATGAGATTGACCATTGGATTGCAAAATATCCCTCTGAGGAAAAGCAATCAGCGGTTATGGCGGCTTTAAGAATAGTTCAGGAGGAACATGGTTATTTAACTCCAGAGCTAATGGATGCAGTTGCTGAATATTTAGATATGCCACCTATTGCTGTCTATGAGGTTGCCTCCTTTTATACCATGTATGAGCATAAACCCATTGGTCGTCATTTGATTAATGTTTGTACTAATATCTCGTGTAAGCTTTGTGGTTCATCCGAAGTGGTAAGCTATCTGGAAAAGAAATTACGTGTCAAACTAGGCGAGACAACAACAGACGGTCGGTTTACACTACGATCAGTTGAATGCCTCGCTGCCTGTGCTAATGCCCCTATGATGCAGGTGGATAAAGATTACCATGAAAATCTAACCGCCGAGAAAATTGACAAAGTTTTGGAACAGTACGAATGA
- the tpiA gene encoding triose-phosphate isomerase, translating into MRRRIVAGNWKMNGRIEQVKSLLQQLLDSLNEQVIAECVVIPPSIYLPLVKEYLNESRIKWGAQNVYPKDEGAFTGEISAPMLKDYNCRYVLVGHSERRRIFGESENFVAEKFHHVKEHGMIPVLCVGETLEEREQGLTERILAKQILAITENSKQCFKNCVIAYEPVWAIGTGQTATPQQAQEAHTVIRALIADFDQDDASQVSILYGGSVNEKNAASLFAMPDVDGGLVGGASLNAQQFVEIVKCIN; encoded by the coding sequence ATGAGGCGGAGAATTGTAGCTGGTAATTGGAAGATGAACGGCCGAATCGAACAGGTCAAGTCTTTGTTGCAGCAGCTGCTCGACTCATTAAATGAACAGGTAATCGCAGAATGTGTAGTAATACCGCCATCGATTTACCTACCCCTGGTTAAAGAATACTTAAATGAAAGCCGCATCAAATGGGGAGCACAAAATGTGTACCCGAAGGATGAAGGTGCATTTACTGGAGAGATATCTGCGCCAATGCTCAAGGATTATAATTGCCGTTATGTGTTAGTAGGGCATTCAGAGCGAAGACGGATATTTGGTGAAAGTGAAAATTTTGTTGCTGAAAAATTCCACCACGTAAAAGAACATGGTATGATACCGGTTCTTTGCGTAGGCGAAACGCTAGAAGAGCGGGAACAGGGGCTTACAGAAAGGATTTTGGCTAAGCAGATATTGGCCATTACAGAGAACAGTAAGCAATGTTTTAAAAATTGTGTTATCGCTTATGAGCCTGTGTGGGCAATCGGAACTGGGCAAACTGCTACACCACAGCAAGCTCAAGAAGCGCATACAGTGATCAGGGCATTAATCGCTGATTTTGATCAAGACGATGCGAGTCAGGTGTCAATTTTGTATGGTGGCAGCGTAAATGAAAAAAATGCTGCCTCGCTATTTGCTATGCCGGATGTAGATGGCGGCTTGGTTGGGGGTGCATCCCTTAATGCACAACAGTTTGTGGAAATCGTAAAATGTATCAATTGA
- a CDS encoding NADH-quinone oxidoreductase subunit C, with the protein MTKLTNLADKISKELNTLITSISIANDEITLECEVGHLKDALHQLRIHEAFAFDQLIDLCGVDYLHYGAYDWETESATESGFSRGSEPLEAKASIWSKPRFAVVYHLLSTKLNHRLRVKTYVDEEHLVVPSVHTIWKAANWFEREAYDLFGILFDGHPDLRRILTDYGFIGHPFRKDFPLSGYVEMRYDATLEKVIYEPVDIVPRINVPKVIRHDNRYLDIKNKGGAK; encoded by the coding sequence ATGACAAAATTGACCAACTTGGCTGATAAAATATCAAAAGAATTGAATACATTAATCACAAGTATCTCAATAGCAAATGATGAGATTACCCTGGAATGTGAGGTTGGGCATTTAAAAGATGCACTGCATCAATTGCGCATCCATGAAGCTTTCGCTTTCGATCAACTTATTGATCTCTGTGGAGTCGATTATTTGCATTATGGAGCCTACGACTGGGAAACAGAATCTGCGACAGAAAGCGGATTTTCCCGGGGCTCAGAGCCACTAGAAGCAAAGGCTTCTATCTGGTCTAAACCACGGTTTGCAGTTGTTTACCATCTTTTATCTACAAAATTGAACCATCGTCTACGAGTGAAAACTTACGTAGACGAAGAGCACCTTGTTGTGCCTTCGGTGCATACGATATGGAAAGCTGCGAATTGGTTTGAGCGTGAGGCTTATGATCTGTTTGGTATCTTATTTGATGGGCATCCTGATTTAAGACGAATTCTAACTGATTACGGGTTTATCGGTCATCCCTTCCGAAAAGATTTCCCACTTAGCGGGTATGTGGAAATGCGTTATGATGCAACATTAGAAAAGGTAATCTATGAGCCCGTTGATATCGTTCCGAGAATCAATGTACCTAAAGTGATACGACACGATAACCGTTATCTCGATATTAAGAACAAAGGGGGGGCAAAATGA
- the secG gene encoding preprotein translocase subunit SecG, which yields MYQLILMIHVLVAIILIGLVLIQHGKGADIGAAFGSGASNTVFGSQGTGSFLFKLTGGLALTFFITSLSLSYMVSSQYQKAGQQVIPQQTNIPESKVPVPVDSSKNGKQ from the coding sequence ATGTATCAATTGATTTTAATGATTCACGTGCTGGTTGCTATCATCTTGATAGGTTTGGTATTGATACAGCATGGTAAGGGTGCCGACATCGGGGCGGCATTTGGTTCTGGCGCCTCTAACACGGTGTTTGGAAGCCAAGGTACAGGAAGTTTCTTGTTCAAATTAACCGGCGGTTTGGCTTTGACTTTTTTTATTACAAGTTTATCTCTCTCTTATATGGTATCCTCTCAATACCAAAAGGCAGGGCAACAAGTCATACCTCAACAAACCAATATACCGGAATCGAAAGTTCCAGTGCCGGTTGATAGCAGTAAAAACGGAAAACAATAA
- the folP gene encoding dihydropteroate synthase, whose translation MNAKQFKRWCESYSQSILSSEPRKPLIMGVLNVTPDSFSDGGRYYQIEQAIEYAHQMISEGADIIDVGGESSKPGALPVSCDEELERVIPVIKQLRKESDVCISIDTTKAQVMHEAINTGASIINDIAGFRSEEALAMAVKLDVPLCLMHMQGEPQDMQHNPLYRHDVVDEINFFFQQRIERCVAAGVKRKNIILDPGFGFGKTPQHNMRIVNQISKFKQHNLPVMLGVSRKSTLGIILNTPVDRRLAGGLAIAVFSALHGVAMIRTHDVAETHQALTMVQAIKAAG comes from the coding sequence GTGAACGCAAAGCAATTTAAGCGATGGTGTGAATCCTATAGTCAATCTATTTTATCTAGCGAACCAAGAAAACCACTGATTATGGGGGTACTCAACGTCACTCCGGATTCTTTTTCGGACGGTGGACGCTATTACCAAATAGAACAAGCAATTGAATACGCGCATCAGATGATCTCAGAAGGAGCCGACATCATTGATGTTGGAGGGGAATCTTCTAAACCTGGTGCTCTCCCTGTAAGTTGCGATGAGGAATTAGAGCGAGTCATCCCAGTAATTAAGCAATTACGTAAAGAAAGTGATGTTTGTATCTCAATCGACACAACTAAGGCACAAGTAATGCATGAGGCTATCAATACAGGTGCGTCTATAATTAACGATATAGCGGGGTTTCGAAGTGAAGAGGCATTAGCTATGGCGGTTAAATTGGATGTGCCCCTGTGCTTAATGCACATGCAAGGAGAGCCGCAAGACATGCAACATAATCCTCTATATAGACATGATGTTGTAGATGAGATTAATTTCTTTTTTCAGCAGCGCATTGAAAGGTGCGTTGCTGCAGGTGTAAAGCGTAAAAACATTATCCTGGATCCAGGTTTTGGTTTTGGAAAAACGCCTCAGCATAATATGCGCATTGTAAATCAGATTAGCAAATTCAAGCAGCATAATTTGCCGGTGATGCTAGGTGTCTCACGCAAAAGTACTCTGGGAATAATTCTTAATACCCCTGTCGACAGACGGTTAGCAGGTGGTTTGGCGATTGCTGTATTCAGTGCGCTACATGGCGTTGCAATGATTAGAACCCATGACGTTGCTGAGACTCATCAGGCGCTTACAATGGTGCAAGCCATTAAGGCGGCGGGGTAA
- a CDS encoding NuoB/complex I 20 kDa subunit family protein gives MAVAELQKTGFVTTSVEKLLGWARSGSMWPMTFGLACCAVEMMHVGAARYDLDRFGIIFRPSPRQSDVMIVAGTLCNKMAPALRRVYDQMPEPRWVISMGSCANGGGYYHYSYSVVRGCDRIVPVDVYVPGCPPTAEALLYGIIQLQNKIRRKKVIEV, from the coding sequence ATGGCTGTTGCTGAATTGCAGAAAACTGGCTTTGTTACAACATCAGTAGAAAAACTGCTTGGTTGGGCTCGAAGTGGTTCGATGTGGCCAATGACTTTCGGTTTGGCATGCTGTGCTGTTGAAATGATGCATGTAGGCGCTGCCCGCTATGATTTAGATCGCTTCGGAATAATTTTTCGTCCCAGCCCGCGCCAATCGGATGTCATGATTGTAGCAGGAACCTTGTGCAATAAAATGGCCCCGGCCTTACGTAGGGTGTATGATCAAATGCCTGAACCTAGATGGGTTATCTCAATGGGTTCTTGCGCTAACGGCGGTGGTTATTATCATTACTCATACTCAGTGGTGCGCGGCTGTGATCGGATTGTTCCTGTAGATGTCTATGTTCCAGGGTGCCCACCAACGGCAGAGGCTCTACTTTACGGTATCATCCAGTTGCAGAACAAAATCAGGCGCAAAAAAGTGATTGAAGTTTAA
- a CDS encoding NADH-quinone oxidoreductase subunit D yields MIELKNYTLNFGPQHPAAHGVLRLVLELEGETIVRADPHIGLLHRATEKLAETKPYLQSIGYMDRLDYVSMMCNEHAYVMAIEKLIGIDIPLRAKYIRTMFDEVTRILNHLLWLGAVALDIGAMTVFLYCFREREDLFDCYEAVSGARMHATYYRPGGVARDLPDTMPQYKPSRWHNDREVDKMNQDRQGSLLDFLWAFTERFPKRVDEYEALLTENRIWKQRTVDIGVVSPEEALQWGFTGPMLRGSGIAWDLRKKQPYAAYDRVEFDIPVGKTGDCYDRYLVRVEELRQANRIIRQCIEWLRQNPGPVKVDDYKITPPPRETMKHDMEALIHHFKLFTEGFCLPQGEVYSAVEAPKGEFGIYLVSDGANKPYRMKIRAPGFAHLSSYDAMTRGHMIADGVAILASQDIVFGEIDR; encoded by the coding sequence ATGATAGAGTTAAAAAATTACACCCTTAATTTTGGCCCTCAACACCCTGCCGCTCATGGTGTATTGCGTTTAGTATTAGAGCTAGAAGGCGAGACAATTGTACGTGCGGATCCACACATTGGATTATTGCATCGCGCTACCGAGAAATTAGCAGAAACCAAACCATATCTGCAAAGTATTGGCTACATGGATAGGCTCGATTATGTCTCTATGATGTGTAACGAGCATGCTTATGTGATGGCAATCGAAAAATTGATTGGGATTGATATCCCTCTGCGGGCAAAATACATTCGTACCATGTTTGATGAAGTAACAAGAATACTTAACCACCTGCTTTGGTTAGGAGCTGTCGCTTTAGATATAGGTGCGATGACTGTATTCTTGTACTGTTTCCGGGAGCGGGAAGATTTATTTGACTGCTACGAGGCAGTATCCGGTGCACGTATGCATGCAACTTATTACCGACCAGGCGGTGTGGCTCGTGATCTCCCAGACACAATGCCCCAGTATAAGCCTTCACGCTGGCACAATGATCGCGAAGTTGACAAAATGAACCAAGACCGTCAGGGATCACTCCTTGATTTTCTCTGGGCATTTACCGAGCGTTTTCCAAAGCGAGTTGATGAGTACGAAGCATTATTGACCGAGAATCGAATCTGGAAGCAGCGTACAGTGGACATCGGTGTAGTATCGCCTGAGGAAGCGCTGCAGTGGGGATTCACAGGCCCCATGTTAAGGGGTTCTGGTATAGCTTGGGATTTACGTAAAAAACAACCTTACGCAGCTTATGACAGGGTTGAGTTTGACATTCCAGTAGGAAAAACAGGCGATTGCTACGATCGCTACCTCGTACGGGTTGAAGAATTACGTCAAGCAAATCGTATCATCCGGCAATGCATAGAGTGGCTTCGCCAAAATCCAGGTCCAGTTAAGGTTGATGATTATAAAATTACACCGCCTCCACGAGAAACAATGAAGCATGATATGGAAGCACTCATACATCATTTTAAACTGTTTACAGAGGGTTTTTGTTTGCCCCAAGGTGAAGTTTATAGTGCAGTAGAGGCTCCTAAAGGAGAGTTTGGTATATATCTGGTTTCAGATGGTGCCAATAAGCCGTATCGTATGAAAATTCGAGCTCCAGGCTTTGCTCATTTATCCAGCTACGATGCGATGACAAGAGGCCACATGATTGCTGATGGTGTTGCAATCCTAGCAAGCCAGGACATTGTATTTGGTGAGATAGACCGATAA
- the glmM gene encoding phosphoglucosamine mutase, which translates to MSQRKYFGTDGIRGKVGLSNINPEFVLKLGWAVGRVLANGHRKKIIIGKDTRVSGYMLESALEAGLSSAGIDVCLLGPMPTPAIAYLTQTLRANAGIVISASHNLFEDNGIKFFSADGTKIPDSMELAIEAEIEKPLQTVPSVNLGKTTRIKDAPGRYIEFCKSTIPSLTRLSGLKIVVDCANGATYHIAPNVFSELGAEVIAMGNKPDGFNINNKCGSTAPEAMRQLVLQTNADIGIALDGDGDRAILVDAAGNIVDGDQILYIIAKDRYQRGLLHGGVVGTLMSNYGLEKALTKLDVPFLRTKVGDRYVLETLKEQDWKIGGESSGHIVCLDKTTTGDGIIAALQVLGCMIKQEKTLEELCEGIQLFPQTLINIKTENAESLATNPKVLQMVSELSNELRGEGRVLLRPSGTEPLLRVMVEGRDSVQVQYHAQRLSDEIMHLEKGIFSN; encoded by the coding sequence ATGAGTCAGCGAAAATATTTTGGGACAGACGGAATTCGTGGGAAAGTCGGTTTATCGAATATTAATCCTGAATTCGTATTAAAATTGGGTTGGGCTGTTGGCCGAGTACTCGCTAACGGACACCGCAAAAAAATTATTATTGGCAAGGATACTCGTGTATCAGGTTACATGCTGGAGTCCGCATTGGAAGCAGGGCTTTCTTCAGCGGGAATCGATGTGTGCTTGCTAGGTCCTATGCCTACTCCTGCGATTGCCTACTTAACTCAAACCCTCCGAGCCAACGCGGGGATAGTGATTAGCGCTTCTCATAATTTATTCGAAGACAATGGAATAAAATTCTTCTCGGCTGACGGCACCAAAATTCCAGATTCTATGGAGCTTGCTATTGAGGCTGAAATTGAGAAACCTTTACAGACAGTCCCTTCTGTAAACTTAGGTAAGACAACAAGAATAAAAGACGCACCTGGCCGGTATATTGAATTTTGTAAATCAACGATACCCTCTTTAACTCGCTTGTCAGGCTTAAAAATTGTAGTTGACTGTGCAAACGGAGCGACTTATCACATTGCACCCAACGTGTTTAGCGAATTAGGTGCGGAAGTGATTGCAATGGGTAATAAACCAGACGGGTTCAATATTAATAATAAATGTGGATCAACTGCACCTGAAGCTATGCGTCAACTTGTTCTGCAGACCAATGCTGACATTGGTATTGCTTTGGATGGGGATGGAGACAGGGCAATCCTAGTTGATGCCGCAGGAAACATCGTTGATGGTGATCAGATTCTCTACATTATTGCCAAGGACAGATATCAACGTGGCTTATTGCACGGTGGTGTTGTAGGAACCTTAATGAGTAATTATGGGTTGGAAAAAGCACTAACAAAGCTAGATGTACCATTTTTACGCACAAAAGTAGGTGACCGTTATGTCTTGGAGACTTTAAAAGAGCAGGATTGGAAAATTGGCGGTGAATCTTCTGGCCATATTGTCTGTCTTGATAAAACAACTACAGGTGATGGCATTATCGCTGCTTTGCAGGTGCTGGGCTGTATGATAAAACAAGAAAAAACTTTAGAAGAATTGTGTGAAGGAATTCAATTGTTCCCGCAAACACTCATCAATATAAAAACTGAAAACGCAGAGTCGCTTGCAACAAATCCGAAAGTGCTGCAGATGGTTTCAGAATTATCTAATGAATTACGAGGGGAAGGCCGGGTTTTATTACGCCCTTCTGGCACTGAACCTTTGCTCAGAGTCATGGTTGAAGGGCGAGATAGTGTGCAAGTTCAATATCATGCTCAGCGGCTAAGCGATGAAATCATGCATTTAGAAAAGGGTATTTTTTCAAACTGA